The Bosea sp. AS-1 region CGTCCCAACGCTGAACGGCTTCGACGAGGGCCTCCAATTCATGCTCCTCGTCCTCGTCGCGTGTCGAGTCCTTCAGGCTCGCGATCCGGTTCCTGGCGCGTTCGTAATCCTTGGCGGTTTCGATCCCGAAGACCGGGCGGGTCGCTTCCCCCGTGCTTGCGCCATGCTGGACCTTGGCTCGCATCGTCGCCTCCTGCCTGTTCCGACAACAGGAATACCCGCGACGCCGCCCGGCTGTTCCCGCCCGATTAAGCTTTCCGCAAGAGCGCGAGCGCATGGATGGGGCGAGACATGAGAGGAGGGTCATCGTGAACAGGTTTCTCATGGCGGCCGCGCTGACCGGCGCGGCACTGGCCGCACAACCTGCCGATGCCTTCTGGCAGCGCTCGCAGTTCTCCCGTTGTTCCGATGCGACGAGCGAAGCCGAGCGCCTGCGGCTGCGCTGCTGGGAACTCAACGCCTATGTCGATCCGGGCTGGCCCGCCCTCGGCTTCGGTGGGGGCGCCTATCTCCTGCCCGAGCCCCGCCCGGTACCCCACGGCCGAATGCCCGGCAAAGGCGGCGTGACGCGCCGCCTCGGCTGAGAGCCTCATCACGCTGGGCATATCGGTGCCTCCCAACGAGAGGAGGGCTCGATTCGCCGGCTCGGCCGTGAGAGCATCGCGGGTCCGCCCGCCTCCTGACGGCGATGCCATGGAACTGCTCTACGGTCTCGGTTTCCTCCTGCTCTTCGGCCTGAGCGCTCTCGCAGGCCTCGCGCTGCGGATGCGGCTGCCCGAGGAGCATCTCTCGAAGGAGAACATGGACGCCGTCCGCCTCGTGACAGGCCTCCTCGTGACCTTCGCCGCCCTGGTCCTGAGCCTGCAGCTCTCGACGGCCAGGTCCTCCTTCGACGCCGCGGCCAGAAACCGCTCGGCCTACGCCGCCCAGCTCGCACGGCTCGACCGCTGCCTTCAGCATATGGGCCCGGGGCTGGAACAGTCTCGCCAGATACTGCGCCGCTACGTCGCGGCGGTCATCGCCAGCACCTGGCCCTCGGAGCCCGCGCCGACCGTGCCCGGCATGCCGGATGTCCGTGCGATGGCGGTTCGCGGCGAGGACGTGGTTCTCGCCAGGATGATCGACGAGGTCGGCCTCGCCATCGACACCGCAGCCCCGGCGCCCGGTCTCGCCGCCGTGTCGGTGCGCTGCCGCGCCGACTATGCCAGCATGCAGGAGCGCCGCTGGGCCGTGATCGAGGACGGCAATGGTCCCCAGGGCGGGGTCTTCGTCGGCATCATCGGCTTCTGGCTCGCGCTGGTCTTCCTGAGTTTCGGATTGCAGGTGCCGCGCCGCCTGCTCAGCGGTATTGTGCTCGCGATCGGCGTGATCTGCGTCGCGAGCGTCATGTTCGTCATCGTCGACCTGGCCCTGCCGTATCAGGGCCTGTTCGGCATCCGCAGCGTGGCGATGCGGGAGGCGCTGGCCGATATGAGTCGCTGACCATTCGCCCGACGCTACTTGCGCTCTCCCCGGGCGAAGCCGGCCTCCTCGAGGATGCGGACCGTCTCCTCGAGACTTTCCTGCACACCGAGCATGAAGTCCTTGCCGAAGCCGATGATGGTGTCGGGCGGCTCGCCCTTATGGGTGTAGACGACGCTGACCTGCTCGGGATTGACGTAGACGGGTTTGCCGTCGCGCGGCGAGGTGAACTTGCAGAGTTTGGGCACGCGTTTCTCCATCAACCGGCGCTTGGGGCGCGGTTCAATAGGTAGCGCGGCCGCCTCACAAACCAAAATCTGCATCAAGCGAACGCGAACATCCATCCGGCGTCAGCCGGGCGATCACCCTGCAGCCTCAGCCTGACGCAAAGAGGCGCCGCCGGCGACAGCCGCGTCTCGCGCCGCGAGCAGCCGGTGCGTGGCCGCCAAGGCCTGTCGCGCCCATTCGCGCAGGCCTAGCTGCGCGGCCCGTTCGAGATGCGGCACCTCGACGCTGATCGGCAGTTCAGCCGGCAGCTGGCTGAAGATGCCGACGAGATCGATGTCGCCTTCGCCTGGCAGCAGCCGCGCCTGGCGAGCCGTGTGGATCAGGCCCTCGTCGGTCGTCGGAATTTCGCCGGGTGCGTCGCAGATCTGAGCGTAGCTCAACCGGCCGGGCGGGATGGCGGCTATGTCAGCAAGCGTGGTGCGCGAGCGTCCGGCGTGGAGCGCATCGACCAGGACGCGCCCGTTCGGCTGGTCTGCAGCCGTGACGATACGCAAGGCCGCGCGGGCGTCGGGCACGCGGGTCCAGGGCATGAATTCGAGATCGGCGGTGAGGCCATAGGCGGCGGCCGCTTCGCAGAAGGCAGCAAAGGAAGCGGTGAGCCGGGACTGCTCGGGATCGTCGCCCGCCACAAGGATCGCGCGGACACCGAGCTCGCCGCAAAGCTCAAGGAACGGGCGAAATCTCTCGACCGTGAAGTCGGCCGCCAGGCGGACGATCTCCATGTCGAAGACCGGCACGCCCGAGGCGATCGCCCTGCGCGTCTCGGCTCTCAGCGCGGCATCCTCGATCAGGGGGCTGGCATCGCCGCCCGGCGCTGCCGGCAGGGCACGCAGGCCGACGGCATCATAGCCCAGCTCAGCCGCGAGACGGACGGCGTCCGGCGGGGC contains the following coding sequences:
- a CDS encoding sugar phosphate isomerase/epimerase, which encodes MPTISLAYLTTIPLAPPDAVRLAAELGYDAVGLRALPAAPGGDASPLIEDAALRAETRRAIASGVPVFDMEIVRLAADFTVERFRPFLELCGELGVRAILVAGDDPEQSRLTASFAAFCEAAAAYGLTADLEFMPWTRVPDARAALRIVTAADQPNGRVLVDALHAGRSRTTLADIAAIPPGRLSYAQICDAPGEIPTTDEGLIHTARQARLLPGEGDIDLVGIFSQLPAELPISVEVPHLERAAQLGLREWARQALAATHRLLAARDAAVAGGASLRQAEAAG